A DNA window from Bacillota bacterium contains the following coding sequences:
- a CDS encoding DUF402 domain-containing protein, translating to DVFALLEAGGVRYYCNLTSPVEWSAEADGRLRQGRTTDLDVDVLLSADGRLRIVDLQEFNRHRSEWSYPESLVREVERALADLLDRIRDRQEAFSPEAPLLWRRWLEGH from the coding sequence CGACGTCTTCGCCCTGCTGGAGGCGGGCGGCGTCCGCTACTATTGCAACCTGACCAGCCCCGTGGAATGGTCGGCGGAGGCGGATGGCCGCCTCCGCCAGGGCCGGACGACCGACCTGGACGTGGATGTGCTGCTCTCGGCCGATGGCCGCCTGCGCATCGTCGACCTGCAGGAGTTCAACCGCCACCGCAGCGAGTGGTCGTACCCCGAGAGCCTGGTACGCGAGGTGGAGCGGGCCTTGGCCGACCTTCTCGACCGCATCCGCGACCGCCAGGAAGCCTTCTCCCCGGAGGCGCCCCTGCTCTGGCGGCGCTGGCTGGAGGGGCACTAG